The following coding sequences are from one Carcharodon carcharias isolate sCarCar2 chromosome 13, sCarCar2.pri, whole genome shotgun sequence window:
- the LOC121286269 gene encoding cell wall protein DAN4-like — TTSTTTASTSTSSTNTTSSSTTTSTTTSTTTSTTTTSSSTTSRSTTSTSRTTSTTRTSSPSTTTSTTFTSTTNTTSTTTSTSTKINTIASISASTTSNTTSTTTSSASSSTTSRTTSNTSTTNNTTTASPTTSTSTTTTTSNTTTSTTSSSSTTSTSASPAPPATTTSTTSTTTSTTSSCTTTTTTSTTTNTTTNTSNTTSTISTTTISTSSPSTTSTT, encoded by the exons actaccagcaccaccactgccagcaccTCCACCAGCTCTACCAACACCACCAGCTCCAGCACCACCACGAGCACCACCAcgagcaccaccaccagcaccaccaccaccagcagcagcaccaccagcaggagcaccaccagcaccagcagaacCACCAGCACCACTAGAACCAGCagccccagcaccaccaccagcactacattcaccagcaccaccaacaccaccagcaccaccactagCACCAGCACCAAAATCAACACCATTGCCAGCATCTCCGccagcaccaccagcaacactaccagcaccaccaccagcagcgccagcagcagcaccactagCAGGACCACATCCAACACCAGCACaaccaacaacaccaccaccgccagccccaccaccagcaccagcaccaccaccaccaccagcaacaccaccaccagcaccactagcagcagcagcaccaccagcaccagcgcatcaccagcaccaccagc aaccaccaccagcaccaccagcaccaccacaagcaccaccagcagctgcaccaccaccaccaccaccagcacgaccaccaacaccaccaccaacaccagcaacaccaccagcaccatcagcaccaccaccattaGCACCAGCAGccccagcaccaccagcactaca